Proteins from a single region of Abyssalbus ytuae:
- a CDS encoding cell division ATP-binding protein FtsE yields MSEVVLELNEVAIYQKDNLVLSEVNLTINKGEFVYLIGKTGSGKSSFMKTLYGDLPLTKGEGKIVDYDLKTLKEKDIPYLRRKLGIVFQDFKLLPDRSINDNLLFVLKATGWKEKPKMTAKINEVLDKVGMKTKGFKFPHELSGGEQQRVAIARALLNDPELILADEPTGNLDPQTSVEVMKVLQEINKSGRTILMATHDYALLLKYPSKTLKCDGSKVFEVVQKSV; encoded by the coding sequence ATGAGCGAAGTGGTTTTAGAACTTAATGAAGTTGCCATTTATCAAAAGGATAATCTGGTTTTAAGTGAAGTTAACCTTACCATAAATAAAGGTGAATTTGTATATCTTATCGGTAAAACAGGCAGCGGTAAGAGTAGTTTTATGAAAACACTTTACGGCGATTTACCTCTTACCAAAGGTGAAGGAAAAATTGTTGACTACGATCTTAAAACATTAAAAGAGAAAGACATTCCTTATCTGAGGAGAAAACTGGGTATTGTTTTTCAGGATTTTAAATTATTACCGGACCGCAGTATTAATGACAATTTACTTTTTGTATTAAAAGCTACCGGCTGGAAAGAAAAACCTAAAATGACTGCCAAAATTAATGAGGTACTGGATAAGGTAGGAATGAAAACCAAAGGTTTTAAATTTCCTCACGAATTATCGGGGGGTGAACAGCAAAGGGTGGCTATTGCCCGTGCACTGCTAAATGACCCGGAGCTTATTCTTGCCGATGAACCTACTGGAAACCTGGATCCCCAAACCAGTGTGGAGGTTATGAAAGTGCTACAGGAAATTAATAAAAGCGGACGCACTATATTAATGGCTACGCATGATTATGCTTTATTATTAAAATATCCTTCTAAAACCTTAAAATGTGACGGAAGCAAAGTTTTTGAGGTGGTACAAAAAAGTGTGTAG
- a CDS encoding tetratricopeptide repeat protein translates to MNIRNKYIFLLILLAFFSAKAQQSQVYTHHLKEYQDALKLYNDKQYRAAQLLFKNVKHDTDDYEIEADCDYYIANSAIRLNQYGADKMMEDFVKNYSTSTKRNSALLEVGNYYFEQGKYANAAKWYDMTENLHLGYSEREKINFRKGYSLFATNKHESAKPYFEKVVNSKEYGAQAKYYIGYMAYEGNDYNEAQKYFEQISENQNVNENLSYYQADMNFKSGEFEKALKEALQQLPRADRNEQSELNKIIGESYFNLEKYEEAIPYLKEYKGTQGKWNNTDFYQLGYAYYKQADYENAISQFNKIIDARNAVAQNAYYHLAECYLKTGKKQQALNAFKNASEMSFSKDIQKDSWLNYARLSYDIGNPYENVSDVLIKYIEKYPDSNYKSEIQDLLVDSYITSKNYEAAIKLLESNRSYSNKQAYQKVTFYRGLELFNEGKYNDAKNYFSKSLSEPRDVAYVARATFWKAETDYNLGNFQEAVVGYKEFKQFPASSQTEEFKNADYNLAYAYFKQKEYAQAAEFFNTYISSGPADKVRLNDSYLRMGDSYFVTSQYNLAIKAYDKAIKADVPGTDYAYFQKAISYGFINKNETKIKELNNFINSYVTSSYRDDALYELGNTYVNNDNSSKGIETYTKLVSEHKNSSYVSKAILREGLVYYNEGKNDLALSRFRLVVDKYSNTQEAIQAVSTSKLIYIDEGRVNEYANWVKGLDFVEVTDAELDNATFEGAEKHYLRKNTEEAERGLENYVSQFPSGMHILKARFYLAQTYFEQGDKLKSIPHYEFVINRGASQYSEQALARLGQIYLENNEYAKAIPVLSRLEQEADFPQNITFAQSNLMKSNYELRNYIQTINYAEKVLKNEKIDDRVKSDAHIMIARSAIKTDNQDKAKVAYSEVLKTATGALAAEALYYDAYFKNKEGNYELSNQVVQDLAKNYPGYKEYGARGLIIMAKNFYALDDAFQATYILESVISNFTAYPDIIVEAQNELTKIKAEEAKRNSSVTPHE, encoded by the coding sequence ATGAATATCCGGAATAAGTATATTTTTTTATTAATTCTTCTTGCTTTTTTTTCAGCAAAAGCACAACAATCTCAAGTTTACACCCACCATTTAAAAGAGTACCAGGATGCGTTAAAGCTCTATAACGATAAGCAGTACAGGGCGGCACAACTCTTATTTAAAAATGTAAAACACGATACAGACGATTACGAAATAGAAGCCGATTGTGATTATTACATAGCAAACTCGGCCATAAGGCTTAACCAGTACGGTGCTGATAAAATGATGGAAGATTTTGTGAAAAATTATTCTACTTCCACCAAGCGTAACTCTGCCCTGCTCGAAGTGGGTAATTACTATTTTGAACAAGGCAAATATGCCAATGCCGCAAAATGGTATGACATGACAGAAAACCTTCACCTGGGTTATTCCGAAAGGGAAAAAATTAATTTCAGAAAGGGATACTCATTATTTGCCACCAACAAACACGAAAGTGCCAAACCGTATTTTGAAAAAGTTGTAAACAGCAAAGAATACGGTGCACAGGCAAAATACTACATTGGTTATATGGCTTACGAAGGCAATGATTATAATGAAGCCCAAAAGTATTTTGAACAGATTTCGGAAAACCAGAATGTAAATGAAAACCTTTCCTACTACCAGGCCGATATGAATTTTAAATCCGGTGAGTTTGAAAAGGCATTAAAAGAAGCATTACAACAATTACCCAGGGCCGATAGAAATGAACAATCCGAACTCAACAAAATTATAGGAGAAAGTTATTTTAACCTCGAAAAATATGAGGAGGCTATTCCATATCTTAAAGAATATAAAGGCACACAGGGAAAATGGAACAATACCGATTTTTACCAGTTAGGATATGCTTATTATAAACAGGCAGATTATGAAAATGCCATCAGCCAGTTTAATAAAATAATAGATGCCCGTAATGCGGTGGCACAAAATGCTTACTATCATCTGGCAGAATGTTATTTAAAAACAGGAAAAAAGCAACAGGCATTAAATGCATTTAAAAATGCTTCTGAAATGTCCTTTAGTAAAGACATACAGAAAGATTCCTGGTTAAATTATGCAAGATTGAGTTACGACATAGGGAATCCCTACGAAAATGTTTCTGATGTTTTAATAAAATATATTGAAAAATATCCCGATTCAAACTATAAATCGGAAATTCAGGATTTGCTCGTAGATTCTTATATAACCAGTAAAAACTATGAAGCAGCCATTAAACTTTTAGAAAGCAATAGGAGTTACAGTAACAAACAGGCGTATCAGAAAGTAACTTTTTACAGGGGATTGGAATTATTTAATGAAGGAAAATACAACGATGCCAAAAATTATTTCAGCAAATCCCTTAGCGAACCCCGTGATGTCGCGTATGTGGCCCGGGCAACATTCTGGAAAGCTGAAACAGATTATAACCTGGGTAACTTTCAGGAAGCAGTAGTGGGTTATAAAGAATTTAAACAGTTTCCTGCCTCGTCACAGACAGAAGAGTTTAAAAATGCCGATTATAACCTTGCCTATGCTTACTTTAAACAAAAGGAATATGCACAGGCCGCTGAGTTTTTCAATACCTATATTAGTTCCGGCCCTGCTGATAAAGTGCGGTTAAATGACAGTTATTTAAGAATGGGCGACAGTTATTTTGTAACCAGCCAATATAACCTTGCTATAAAGGCCTATGATAAAGCCATAAAAGCCGATGTACCCGGAACGGATTATGCGTATTTTCAAAAAGCCATCAGCTATGGCTTTATCAATAAGAATGAAACCAAAATAAAAGAGTTGAATAATTTTATCAATAGCTATGTAACCTCTTCCTACCGTGACGATGCACTTTACGAATTAGGAAATACATATGTAAACAATGATAATTCTTCCAAAGGAATTGAAACCTATACTAAATTAGTATCGGAGCACAAAAACAGTTCGTATGTTTCCAAAGCCATCCTCAGGGAAGGATTGGTTTATTATAACGAAGGAAAAAATGACCTTGCTTTGTCCAGATTCAGACTGGTGGTAGACAAATATTCCAATACACAGGAAGCTATCCAGGCAGTTTCAACATCCAAATTAATATATATTGATGAAGGCCGGGTAAACGAATATGCCAATTGGGTAAAAGGTCTGGATTTTGTAGAAGTTACTGATGCCGAACTGGACAATGCCACCTTTGAAGGTGCCGAAAAACATTATCTCCGGAAGAATACGGAAGAAGCTGAACGGGGGCTGGAAAATTATGTGTCACAATTCCCGTCGGGTATGCACATCCTCAAAGCTCGTTTTTATCTTGCACAAACCTATTTTGAGCAGGGTGATAAACTCAAAAGTATTCCTCATTATGAGTTTGTGATTAACCGCGGAGCCAGTCAGTATTCCGAACAGGCCTTAGCCAGGTTAGGCCAGATTTATCTTGAAAATAATGAGTATGCCAAAGCAATTCCGGTTTTATCCAGGTTAGAACAGGAAGCCGATTTTCCGCAAAACATCACTTTTGCACAGTCAAATTTAATGAAATCCAATTACGAATTGCGCAACTATATTCAAACCATTAACTATGCCGAGAAGGTTTTAAAAAATGAAAAGATAGACGACAGGGTTAAAAGTGATGCACACATTATGATTGCCCGTTCGGCAATTAAAACCGATAATCAGGATAAAGCAAAAGTAGCCTACTCCGAAGTTCTTAAAACCGCCACAGGAGCCTTGGCCGCAGAAGCCTTATACTACGATGCCTATTTTAAAAATAAAGAAGGCAACTACGAATTATCCAATCAGGTGGTTCAGGATCTGGCTAAAAATTATCCCGGCTATAAAGAATACGGGGCC